From Ramlibacter tataouinensis, the proteins below share one genomic window:
- a CDS encoding Bug family tripartite tricarboxylate transporter substrate binding protein, translated as MKLTRRTFALQTLAGAAALTGLPALAQARTIRLLVGFPPGGGTDAVARLLGEHLKDALNATVVVDNKPGAGGQLAAQALKAAAPDGNTLFLSHDHTISILPQVTKNPGFEPAQDFVPVAGFATFVNAFAVSGGTPAKSFNDYVKWIQEGNDKTGGNATKGRGTVGVPAPASTPEFLVKLIGEKYKLDLAPAPYRGSAPMMADMLGNQIAAGVGSVPDFMENHRAGKLHIVGVLGKERQATLPDVPTFHELGLTGFEDVPYYGVFAPKGVSPAFVSEFGAAMSKVLAMPAVREQMQRMGLAPEYMTAQKLGERERAYTATWAKIIKAKGFAPAQ; from the coding sequence ATGAAACTGACTCGCAGAACCTTCGCTCTTCAAACTCTGGCTGGCGCCGCCGCGCTGACCGGCCTGCCGGCCCTGGCGCAGGCGCGCACCATCCGACTGCTGGTGGGCTTTCCGCCGGGCGGCGGCACCGATGCGGTGGCGCGCCTGCTGGGCGAGCACCTGAAGGACGCGCTGAACGCCACAGTGGTGGTCGACAACAAGCCCGGGGCCGGTGGCCAGCTGGCGGCGCAGGCGCTCAAGGCTGCGGCGCCGGACGGCAACACGCTGTTCCTGTCGCACGACCACACGATCTCGATCCTGCCGCAGGTCACCAAGAACCCCGGCTTCGAGCCGGCGCAGGACTTCGTGCCGGTGGCGGGCTTCGCCACCTTCGTCAATGCCTTCGCGGTGTCGGGCGGCACGCCGGCCAAGAGCTTCAACGACTACGTGAAGTGGATCCAGGAGGGCAACGACAAGACGGGCGGCAACGCCACCAAGGGCCGCGGCACGGTGGGCGTGCCGGCGCCGGCTTCCACGCCCGAATTCCTGGTCAAGCTGATTGGCGAGAAGTACAAGCTCGACCTGGCGCCGGCGCCCTACCGTGGCAGCGCGCCCATGATGGCCGACATGCTGGGCAACCAGATCGCGGCGGGCGTCGGCTCGGTGCCGGACTTCATGGAGAACCACCGCGCGGGCAAGCTGCACATCGTCGGCGTGCTCGGCAAGGAGCGCCAGGCAACGCTGCCGGACGTGCCCACCTTCCACGAACTGGGCCTCACCGGCTTCGAAGACGTGCCCTACTACGGCGTGTTCGCGCCCAAGGGTGTGAGCCCCGCCTTCGTCAGCGAATTCGGCGCGGCGATGTCCAAGGTGCTGGCGATGCCGGCGGTGCGCGAGCAGATGCAGCGCATGGGCCTGGCGCCCGAGTACATGACGGCGCAGAAGCTCGGTGAGCGCGAGCGCGCCTACACCGCGACCTGGGCCAAGATCATCAAGGCCAAGGGCTTCGCGCCGGCGCAGTAA
- a CDS encoding PolC-type DNA polymerase III, which yields MPLTAVIDFETTGLSPAMGDRATEVAIVLMEDGKVVDRFQSLMNAGVRISPFIEAYTGISNEMIADAPPAEEVMAQASRFVGDAPMVAHNASFDRRFWSLELERLGCDAAPGNMHAPFACTLLLSRRLYPEARSFRLGSLAAFHDLPAAGRAHRAMADAEVTAALLARIQRDLERRYEVFDCQHELLVNLGKAPKTKVPETIRKYFEGLPKAAETLDCGSSPQ from the coding sequence TTGCCCCTCACCGCCGTCATCGACTTCGAAACCACCGGCCTCTCCCCCGCCATGGGTGACCGCGCCACCGAGGTCGCCATCGTCCTGATGGAAGACGGCAAGGTCGTCGATCGCTTCCAGTCGCTGATGAACGCGGGCGTCCGCATCTCGCCGTTCATCGAAGCCTATACCGGCATCAGCAACGAGATGATCGCGGACGCGCCGCCCGCCGAGGAGGTGATGGCGCAGGCCAGCCGCTTCGTGGGCGACGCGCCGATGGTGGCGCACAACGCCTCGTTCGACCGGCGCTTTTGGTCGTTGGAGCTGGAGCGCCTGGGCTGCGACGCGGCGCCCGGCAACATGCACGCACCCTTCGCCTGCACCTTGCTGCTCTCGCGGCGGCTGTACCCGGAGGCGCGCAGCTTCCGGCTCGGGTCGCTGGCAGCGTTTCATGACCTGCCTGCTGCCGGGCGCGCGCACCGGGCGATGGCGGATGCGGAGGTGACCGCGGCGCTGCTGGCCCGCATCCAGCGGGACCTGGAGCGACGCTATGAGGTGTTCGACTGCCAGCACGAGTTGCTGGTGAACCTGGGCAAAGCGCCGAAGACGAAGGTGCCGGAGACGATCCGCAAGTACTTCGAGGGCTTGCCAAAGGCGGCAGAGACTTTGGATTGCGGATCAAGCCCGCAATGA
- the minD gene encoding septum site-determining protein MinD: MARIIVITSGKGGVGKTTTSASFASGLALAGHKTAVIDFDVGLRNLDLIMGCERRVVYDLINVIHGEANLHQALIKDKQCDNLFILAASQTRDKEALTKDGVEKVLKDLAEMGFEYIVCDSPAGIETGALMAMHFADEALVVTNPEVSSVRDSDRILGMLSSKTKRAIDGKEPVKEHLLITRYNPNRVDQGQMLSLEDIQDILRIKLIGVIPESETVLQASNQGLPAVHMKGSDVSESYRDVVDRFLGADKPLRFIDAQKAGFFKRLFAAR, translated from the coding sequence ATGGCAAGAATCATCGTCATCACCTCCGGCAAAGGCGGGGTGGGCAAGACCACCACCAGCGCCAGCTTCGCCTCCGGCCTGGCCCTGGCCGGCCACAAGACCGCCGTGATCGACTTCGACGTCGGCCTGCGCAACCTGGACCTGATCATGGGTTGCGAGCGCCGCGTGGTGTACGACCTGATCAACGTGATCCACGGCGAGGCCAACCTGCACCAGGCCCTGATCAAGGACAAGCAGTGCGACAACCTGTTCATCCTGGCGGCCTCGCAGACCCGCGACAAGGAAGCCCTGACCAAGGACGGCGTCGAGAAGGTGCTGAAGGACCTGGCCGAGATGGGCTTCGAGTACATCGTCTGCGACTCGCCCGCCGGCATCGAGACCGGCGCGCTGATGGCCATGCATTTCGCCGACGAAGCGCTGGTGGTGACCAACCCGGAAGTCTCCTCGGTGCGCGACTCCGACCGCATCCTGGGCATGCTGTCGTCCAAGACCAAGCGCGCGATCGACGGCAAGGAGCCGGTGAAGGAGCACCTGCTGATCACCCGCTACAACCCGAACCGCGTCGACCAGGGCCAGATGCTGTCGCTGGAGGACATCCAGGACATCCTGCGCATCAAGCTGATCGGCGTGATCCCCGAGAGCGAGACCGTGCTGCAGGCTTCCAACCAGGGCCTGCCCGCCGTCCACATGAAGGGCAGCGACGTCTCGGAGTCCTACCGGGACGTGGTCGACCGCTTCCTCGGGGCCGACAAGCCGCTGCGCTTCATCGACGCGCAGAAGGCCGGCTTCTTCAAGCGCCTGTTCGCGGCGAGGTAA
- a CDS encoding AIPR family protein, whose amino-acid sequence MELEDFHEDLIATVRLQSEASSDFVRASFVREVGTRLADAEEFSDFELCHFEGVGLRNRRLAVDGYAVDDVDGSLALVCAEFFNADGVVGFGATECRRSFGALKAFLEDALAGALTDGSMDESHPAFGLASEIVRLRDQTSRFRFYLISDGKLSTRIQEWPEEELAGIPVEFHIWDIERLFRAHESVSGRDALEVDFRVNGQSGVSCVAAGLTDGGYQAYLGIVSGFAIAALYERHGSRLLEGNVRAFLSTKGKVNSGIQTTIREKPEMFFAYNNGIAATAEAITLSDGVLVSAKNLQIVNGGQTTASLAAALREGLDLSKIWVPMKLSVLHPEKAGEMIPQIARFANSQNKVSDADFFANHPYHIRVEDLSRRSWTPVKPGSQHGSHWFYERARGQYLNEQLGLTKAQKVQFQLMNPKAQLLTKTDVAKLENTWRGLPHKVSLGSQKNFLQFAEWVSREWNSGNEQFDEGYFRYLVALAILFRHTEALVSRQAWYQGGYRANIVTYALAKLQYTVLKFAKGRKVDLEKIWNQQSVSSELSAQIELIAYSVFQVLTDPSRPKDNVTEWAKSPTCWAKVQAVELPMNDLILTRAPDPVLDRAMQDLANGVQPPGFGLFARASVMSIDGTEWARLRKWGLHQGLLEDRESSLLHSASRIPRFAPSAKDCERILRIRHKLISSGYDGHV is encoded by the coding sequence ATGGAGCTGGAAGACTTTCACGAAGATCTAATTGCAACTGTTCGTCTTCAGTCCGAGGCATCGAGTGATTTCGTCCGAGCATCCTTTGTGCGAGAGGTGGGAACTCGCCTAGCGGATGCCGAAGAATTCTCAGACTTCGAGCTCTGCCACTTCGAGGGAGTCGGCCTGAGGAATCGCCGATTGGCAGTCGATGGCTATGCCGTGGACGACGTAGACGGATCGCTGGCACTGGTTTGCGCCGAGTTCTTCAATGCGGACGGGGTCGTTGGATTCGGTGCCACCGAATGCAGGCGAAGTTTCGGTGCCCTCAAAGCGTTTCTCGAGGACGCCCTAGCGGGTGCTCTCACGGATGGATCCATGGACGAATCCCATCCGGCTTTTGGATTGGCAAGTGAAATTGTGCGTTTGCGAGATCAGACGTCGCGGTTCCGGTTTTACTTGATTAGCGACGGAAAACTCAGCACGCGAATTCAGGAGTGGCCTGAGGAGGAGCTTGCCGGAATACCGGTGGAGTTTCACATCTGGGACATTGAGCGTCTGTTTCGAGCACATGAATCTGTGAGCGGGCGAGATGCACTGGAAGTTGATTTCAGGGTCAACGGCCAATCCGGCGTCTCATGCGTGGCTGCCGGTCTGACCGATGGCGGATATCAAGCCTACCTTGGCATAGTCTCCGGCTTTGCTATCGCGGCGCTCTATGAGAGGCACGGCAGTCGACTTTTGGAGGGAAATGTCCGCGCCTTCTTGAGCACCAAAGGCAAAGTGAATTCCGGTATTCAAACAACAATTCGTGAGAAGCCCGAAATGTTCTTTGCATACAACAACGGTATTGCGGCGACGGCGGAGGCGATCACCCTTTCAGACGGAGTCTTGGTCAGTGCTAAGAATCTTCAAATAGTCAACGGCGGTCAGACGACAGCGTCGCTTGCTGCCGCTCTGCGAGAAGGCTTGGATCTAAGCAAAATTTGGGTGCCGATGAAGCTTTCCGTCCTTCACCCCGAGAAGGCAGGCGAAATGATCCCGCAGATAGCCCGTTTCGCCAACAGTCAAAACAAGGTCAGCGACGCGGACTTTTTTGCGAATCATCCTTATCACATCAGGGTGGAAGATCTTTCGCGACGCAGTTGGACCCCTGTCAAACCAGGGAGCCAACACGGCAGCCATTGGTTCTACGAACGCGCGCGCGGGCAATATCTGAATGAACAGCTAGGTTTGACCAAAGCTCAGAAAGTCCAGTTTCAGTTGATGAATCCGAAGGCGCAGTTGCTAACGAAAACGGACGTTGCGAAGCTTGAGAATACTTGGCGAGGGTTGCCGCACAAGGTTAGCTTAGGTTCACAGAAGAATTTTCTGCAGTTCGCTGAATGGGTGTCAAGGGAATGGAACTCCGGCAACGAGCAGTTTGATGAAGGCTACTTCCGCTACTTGGTGGCACTGGCGATTCTTTTCCGGCACACCGAGGCACTAGTTTCGAGGCAGGCGTGGTACCAAGGAGGGTATCGAGCGAACATTGTTACCTACGCATTGGCGAAGCTGCAATACACGGTCTTGAAGTTTGCCAAAGGGCGTAAAGTTGATCTTGAGAAAATCTGGAATCAGCAATCAGTTTCGAGCGAACTAAGTGCGCAGATCGAGTTAATCGCTTACTCTGTTTTTCAGGTACTGACCGATCCGTCCAGACCAAAAGATAACGTAACCGAGTGGGCCAAGTCGCCCACGTGTTGGGCCAAGGTGCAGGCGGTGGAGTTGCCGATGAACGACCTCATACTGACGCGTGCACCAGACCCGGTGCTTGACCGCGCTATGCAGGATTTGGCGAACGGCGTACAGCCTCCGGGGTTCGGATTGTTTGCGCGCGCCTCGGTAATGTCGATTGACGGAACCGAATGGGCTCGGCTGCGCAAATGGGGGCTGCATCAGGGTCTACTGGAGGATCGAGAATCCTCGTTGCTTCATTCAGCGTCCCGGATTCCCAGATTTGCACCCAGCGCCAAAGACTGTGAGCGAATATTGCGAATCAGGCATAAGTTGATTTCTAGCGGCTACGACGGACATGTGTGA
- the queC gene encoding 7-cyano-7-deazaguanine synthase QueC: MPHLHTRALVLFSGGQDSATCLAWALARYAHVETIGFDYGQRHRVELESRQTFLRKLKAQFPPWVPKLGPDHLLDLGLLGQVSDTALTADKAIAFDTSGLPNTFVPGRNLIFFTFAAALAYRRDISVLVGGMCETDYSGYPDCRDDTLKALQVTLGLGLDTRMVIDTPLMRIDKAATWRLARDLGGDALVELIKEDTHTCYVGDHGTRHEWGYGCGVCPACELRGQGYRSFTAAAIPR, encoded by the coding sequence ATGCCGCATCTACACACCCGCGCCCTCGTCCTCTTCTCCGGCGGCCAGGACTCGGCTACCTGCCTGGCCTGGGCGCTGGCGCGCTACGCGCATGTGGAGACCATCGGCTTCGACTACGGCCAGCGCCATCGCGTGGAGTTGGAAAGCCGCCAGACCTTCCTGCGCAAGCTGAAGGCACAGTTTCCGCCATGGGTCCCCAAGCTCGGCCCCGATCACCTGCTGGACCTGGGCCTTCTCGGCCAGGTGAGCGACACCGCCCTCACCGCCGACAAGGCCATCGCGTTTGACACCAGCGGCCTACCCAACACCTTCGTGCCCGGGCGCAACCTGATCTTCTTCACCTTCGCGGCCGCCCTCGCCTACCGGCGTGACATCAGCGTGCTGGTGGGCGGCATGTGCGAGACCGACTACAGCGGCTACCCCGATTGCCGCGACGACACCCTCAAGGCCCTGCAGGTCACGCTGGGGCTGGGCCTGGACACGCGCATGGTGATCGACACGCCGCTGATGCGGATCGACAAGGCCGCCACTTGGCGGCTGGCCAGGGATCTGGGCGGTGATGCGCTGGTGGAATTGATCAAGGAAGACACGCACACCTGCTACGTGGGCGACCACGGCACGCGGCACGAGTGGGGTTATGGGTGCGGCGTGTGTCCGGCGTGTGAGTTGAGGGGCCAGGGGTATCGCAGCTTCACGGCAGCAGCGATTCCGAGATAG
- a CDS encoding SRPBCC family protein, producing MPDPVLVRVTHRYNVSVERVFDAWLTPAQAARFLFATRTGNVLQCQIKPEVGGGFTVTDRRPIGDGEESFFDAEHRGTYVEIDRPSRLVFDFGVEPFLSPPTRVTLDFVPMGISICELVLTHQLGEGAEARAYAERTRQGWTRMLEQLEKILSTRSWGFKTVA from the coding sequence ATGCCGGATCCTGTTTTGGTGCGCGTCACGCACCGTTACAACGTGTCTGTCGAGCGCGTCTTCGACGCCTGGCTCACGCCGGCGCAGGCCGCGCGTTTCCTGTTCGCCACCCGCACCGGCAACGTCCTGCAATGCCAGATCAAGCCCGAGGTGGGCGGCGGCTTCACCGTGACCGACCGCCGGCCCATCGGTGACGGCGAGGAAAGCTTCTTCGACGCCGAGCACCGCGGCACCTATGTCGAGATCGACCGGCCCAGCCGCCTGGTGTTCGACTTCGGCGTCGAACCCTTCCTGAGTCCGCCGACGCGGGTGACGCTGGACTTCGTGCCCATGGGCATCAGCATCTGCGAGCTGGTCCTGACCCATCAGCTGGGCGAGGGCGCCGAAGCCAGGGCCTATGCCGAACGCACGCGCCAGGGCTGGACGCGCATGCTGGAACAATTGGAAAAGATCCTGAGCACGCGCAGCTGGGGCTTCAAAACCGTCGCGTGA
- a CDS encoding VOC family protein yields MPLPVLSHVSLGTNDYPRAKAFYDGVLATLQIQCVMDFPGGAGYGRHFPEFWIQAPHDGGRASAGNGVHICFFASSQEEVKAFHAMALELGGTDEGAPGLRPEYSDDYYAAFVRDPDGNKIEAMVAPPKKGS; encoded by the coding sequence ATGCCGCTTCCCGTTCTGTCACATGTTTCGCTGGGCACCAACGACTATCCGCGCGCCAAGGCCTTCTACGACGGGGTGCTGGCCACGCTGCAGATCCAATGCGTGATGGACTTTCCGGGCGGGGCCGGTTATGGCCGGCACTTTCCCGAGTTCTGGATCCAGGCGCCGCATGACGGCGGCCGCGCTTCAGCCGGCAACGGGGTTCATATCTGCTTCTTCGCCAGCTCGCAGGAGGAAGTGAAGGCCTTCCATGCGATGGCGCTGGAACTGGGCGGCACCGACGAGGGCGCGCCGGGCCTGCGGCCCGAATACTCGGACGACTACTACGCCGCCTTTGTGCGCGACCCCGACGGCAACAAGATCGAGGCGATGGTCGCGCCGCCGAAGAAGGGTAGCTGA
- a CDS encoding PPC domain-containing DNA-binding protein, with the protein MQVQVLRLAPGEDLRAALEAQEIAAGCILSAVGSFSRVVLRYAQRTEGSAIEGPTELLTLSGTLGRDGVHLHASVSDADGRVKGGHVMPGCIVRTTAEIVIALLPQWELGRAFDPATGFKELQARRLP; encoded by the coding sequence CTGCAAGTGCAGGTCCTGCGCCTGGCGCCTGGCGAGGACTTGCGGGCTGCGCTCGAAGCGCAAGAGATCGCCGCCGGCTGCATCCTGTCGGCGGTGGGCAGTTTCTCGCGCGTGGTGCTGCGATACGCGCAGCGGACCGAGGGCAGCGCCATCGAGGGGCCCACCGAGCTGCTCACGCTCTCGGGCACCTTGGGTCGCGACGGCGTGCACCTGCATGCGAGCGTGTCCGATGCTGACGGCCGTGTGAAGGGCGGTCACGTGATGCCGGGCTGCATCGTCCGCACCACCGCGGAGATCGTGATTGCGCTGCTGCCGCAGTGGGAGTTGGGCCGGGCGTTCGACCCGGCGACGGGGTTCAAGGAACTGCAGGCCCGGCGCCTGCCTTGA
- a CDS encoding metallophosphoesterase: MNYDVIGDIHGHAGKLSALLRKLGYRERAGSWVPPEGAMAIFVGDLIDRGPDQLATLDIVRGMVDGGHARCVMGNHEFNAIAYATRRQGTDDFLRPHSDKNNRQHDAFLRAVEGDSRKYRELIDWFRTLPVALDLGGIRAVHAWWNLDFVRRVDEARGGKPLDDAFMHQACTKGTELYAAMDGLTKGCEVELPGGHDFVDHDGTTRHEVRVRWWMAEPTSYRDYAAMDSKQQAALPDLPVEAQHRLAAIDGAPVFVGHYWFDGPQRLDSTRLACVDYSAAKEGQPLVAYRWQGEPELTDKHFVSAGA, translated from the coding sequence ATGAACTACGACGTGATCGGCGATATCCATGGGCACGCAGGAAAGCTGTCGGCCCTGCTGCGCAAACTCGGCTACCGCGAGCGCGCGGGCAGCTGGGTTCCTCCGGAAGGCGCCATGGCGATCTTCGTGGGCGACCTGATCGACCGCGGTCCGGACCAGCTGGCCACGCTTGACATTGTTCGGGGCATGGTCGACGGCGGACACGCCCGTTGCGTGATGGGCAACCACGAGTTCAATGCCATCGCCTATGCCACCCGGCGCCAGGGGACCGATGACTTCCTGCGGCCGCACAGCGACAAAAACAACAGGCAGCACGACGCCTTCCTGCGGGCCGTCGAGGGCGACTCGCGGAAATACCGCGAGCTCATTGACTGGTTCCGCACGCTGCCGGTCGCGCTCGATCTCGGCGGGATCCGCGCGGTGCACGCGTGGTGGAACCTCGATTTCGTTAGGCGGGTGGATGAAGCGCGCGGCGGCAAGCCGCTGGACGACGCCTTCATGCACCAGGCATGCACCAAGGGCACAGAGCTCTACGCCGCGATGGATGGCCTCACCAAAGGGTGCGAGGTCGAGCTTCCTGGCGGGCACGACTTCGTCGACCACGACGGCACGACGCGGCACGAAGTCCGGGTGCGGTGGTGGATGGCTGAGCCCACCAGCTACCGTGACTACGCCGCCATGGACAGTAAGCAGCAAGCGGCGCTGCCTGACCTGCCGGTCGAGGCGCAGCACCGGCTTGCCGCGATCGACGGCGCACCGGTCTTCGTCGGCCACTACTGGTTCGACGGTCCGCAGCGGCTGGACTCCACCCGCCTCGCCTGTGTCGACTACTCGGCCGCGAAGGAGGGCCAGCCGCTAGTGGCCTACCGCTGGCAGGGCGAGCCGGAGCTCACCGACAAGCACTTTGTCTCGGCCGGCGCTTGA
- a CDS encoding NnrU family protein: MALMVLGLLLFLGVHSTRVFADDWRSAMVQRLGLLQWKGLYSLLSILGFVLIVIGFKQARQESLVLWTSPGWMRHVTALLMILAMVLFVAAYIPGNWFKARFHHPQALSVKTWAVAHLLAVGVLADVVLFGAFLAWAVVVFIAARRRDRANHTVYAPANPIGTTAALATGLAAWSIFALLLHGPLIGVRPLGY; this comes from the coding sequence ATGGCGCTGATGGTTCTGGGTCTGCTGCTCTTCCTGGGCGTGCACTCCACGCGCGTCTTCGCCGACGACTGGCGCAGCGCGATGGTCCAGCGCCTGGGCCTGCTGCAGTGGAAGGGCCTGTACTCGCTGCTGTCCATTCTGGGCTTCGTGCTGATCGTGATCGGCTTCAAGCAGGCGCGGCAAGAGTCGCTGGTGCTGTGGACCTCGCCGGGCTGGATGCGGCACGTGACGGCGCTGCTGATGATCCTGGCCATGGTGCTGTTCGTCGCCGCCTACATCCCGGGCAACTGGTTCAAGGCGCGTTTCCACCATCCGCAGGCGCTGAGCGTGAAGACCTGGGCGGTCGCGCACCTGCTGGCGGTGGGCGTGCTGGCCGACGTGGTGCTGTTCGGCGCCTTCCTGGCCTGGGCGGTGGTGGTCTTCATCGCCGCGCGCCGCCGCGATCGCGCCAACCACACGGTGTATGCGCCGGCCAACCCGATCGGCACGACCGCGGCCCTGGCCACCGGGCTGGCGGCCTGGTCGATCTTCGCGCTGCTGCTGCACGGTCCGCTGATCGGCGTGCGGCCACTGGGGTACTGA
- the minE gene encoding cell division topological specificity factor MinE, whose amino-acid sequence MASLLSFLLGEKKKTAAVAKERLQIILAHERSGRHGSQPDYLPALQRDLVAVISKYIKIDPHDIKVDLQRQDNLEVLEVKIELPEGK is encoded by the coding sequence ATGGCCTCCCTGCTCTCATTCCTGCTCGGCGAGAAGAAGAAAACCGCCGCCGTCGCCAAGGAGCGGCTGCAGATCATCCTGGCGCACGAGCGCTCCGGCCGCCACGGCAGCCAGCCCGACTACCTGCCGGCCCTGCAGCGCGACCTGGTCGCGGTGATCAGCAAGTACATCAAGATCGATCCGCACGACATCAAGGTCGACCTGCAGCGGCAGGACAACCTCGAGGTGCTCGAAGTCAAGATCGAACTGCCCGAAGGGAAATAA
- a CDS encoding NUDIX hydrolase codes for MNTTPYPMPFTRVELCVIRLSETGLEVLLARREQAPEKGKWALPGGVLRIDLDDDLESAVQRVAQERIGTRVPYLRLQTVTGGKLRDPRAPWTLSIAYRAMTRTGSLEAVPGKRIEALRWSAADAAVADGRLAFDHARVIRDAVADIRAEIQDLNIPFELLPVQFSLAELQRECEAILGRALDKSSFRRRLAERDYVEPVEGEFRVAAHRPAQLYRRRQAPD; via the coding sequence ATGAACACCACGCCCTACCCAATGCCCTTCACGCGCGTGGAGCTGTGCGTGATCCGTCTTTCTGAAACAGGGCTGGAAGTGCTGCTTGCCCGTCGCGAGCAGGCCCCCGAGAAGGGAAAGTGGGCGCTCCCCGGCGGGGTGCTGCGCATCGATCTGGATGACGACCTGGAAAGCGCCGTGCAACGGGTCGCCCAGGAGCGGATCGGCACGCGGGTGCCGTACCTGCGACTGCAGACGGTGACCGGGGGAAAGCTCAGGGACCCGCGAGCGCCCTGGACCCTGAGCATCGCCTATCGGGCGATGACACGCACGGGGTCGCTGGAAGCGGTGCCGGGCAAGCGCATCGAGGCTCTGCGCTGGTCGGCTGCCGATGCAGCCGTCGCCGACGGCCGGCTCGCCTTCGACCACGCGCGTGTCATCCGCGATGCCGTGGCGGACATCCGCGCCGAGATCCAGGACCTCAATATCCCGTTCGAACTGCTGCCAGTGCAGTTTTCGCTGGCAGAGCTGCAGCGCGAGTGCGAGGCTATCCTCGGCCGGGCGCTTGACAAGTCCAGCTTCCGCCGCCGTTTAGCAGAGCGTGACTACGTGGAACCGGTCGAAGGCGAGTTTCGAGTCGCTGCACACAGACCGGCGCAGCTCTATCGAAGGCGGCAGGCGCCGGACTAA
- a CDS encoding arsenate reductase produces the protein MTTNITLYGIPNCDTVKKARRWLQLRGIEHRFVDFKKQAPSAAQLEHWAADLGWERLLNRQGSTWRGLDAHLREGVTDASSACKVMLAHPSTIKRPVVEVGERRMVGFDEQAFEDLLAP, from the coding sequence ATGACGACAAACATCACTCTCTACGGCATTCCGAATTGCGATACCGTGAAGAAGGCGCGGCGCTGGCTGCAGCTGCGCGGCATCGAGCATCGATTCGTCGACTTCAAGAAGCAGGCTCCCAGCGCCGCGCAACTCGAGCACTGGGCCGCCGACCTCGGCTGGGAGCGGCTGCTGAACCGGCAGGGCAGCACGTGGCGTGGACTCGACGCGCACCTGCGCGAAGGCGTCACCGATGCGAGCAGCGCCTGCAAGGTGATGCTGGCGCACCCGAGCACGATCAAACGTCCGGTCGTCGAGGTCGGCGAGCGACGGATGGTGGGGTTTGATGAACAGGCTTTTGAAGACCTGCTTGCTCCGTGA
- a CDS encoding PD-(D/E)XK motif protein, producing MKIESRFQLLTPDVDRPVFQLVDAAHPLRFYLGKNMSGECSLLLIDAKQPPQARDFSSFRVESFSRAEGDWGLIIELDQPRLLGLFSLLCEDLITSTADFDRGTSGTEFVVRRLEDWRRLLERGTPGTLGLSEIRGLFGELCVLDRLIAKLGTDMAVSAWTGPAGADQDFIFGSCCLEVKAVQPAASSVRIASERQLEPGTRSLDLIVMELTEGIAAGKSLTLLIEELRTHIGHGDARDHFESRIREAGYFARPEYDAPKFTVSSSKVFRVGADFPRIVPCDLSPGVHDVSYQIKLAACAAASEPKTLDEL from the coding sequence TTGAAGATTGAGTCGCGCTTCCAGTTACTGACTCCTGACGTGGACAGGCCAGTTTTCCAGCTGGTGGACGCGGCTCACCCTCTCCGCTTTTATCTTGGAAAGAACATGTCGGGAGAGTGCTCGCTTTTGCTAATCGATGCTAAGCAGCCGCCCCAAGCCAGGGACTTCAGTTCGTTTCGTGTCGAATCATTTTCTCGGGCGGAGGGAGACTGGGGGCTGATTATTGAGTTGGATCAACCCAGACTGCTCGGCCTCTTCTCGTTGTTGTGCGAAGACCTGATAACTTCGACGGCCGACTTCGATCGTGGCACATCGGGCACGGAGTTCGTGGTCCGCAGATTGGAAGACTGGCGACGGCTGCTCGAGCGGGGAACACCTGGTACTTTGGGCCTGTCTGAGATCAGGGGGCTCTTCGGCGAACTTTGTGTGCTTGATCGGCTGATTGCGAAGCTCGGTACGGACATGGCTGTTTCGGCGTGGACCGGCCCTGCCGGGGCAGATCAGGATTTCATCTTTGGTTCATGCTGCCTGGAGGTCAAGGCCGTTCAACCGGCAGCGTCGTCAGTGCGTATTGCTTCAGAGCGGCAGCTCGAGCCTGGCACGCGGAGTTTGGATTTGATAGTCATGGAACTGACAGAGGGCATCGCTGCAGGAAAAAGCCTGACTCTCTTGATTGAGGAACTGCGAACGCACATAGGACACGGTGATGCGCGAGATCACTTCGAAAGCCGCATTCGGGAGGCAGGGTACTTTGCCAGGCCGGAGTACGACGCACCCAAGTTCACAGTCAGTTCAAGCAAAGTGTTCCGGGTGGGGGCGGATTTTCCCAGAATCGTCCCATGTGACTTGTCACCTGGGGTGCATGACGTTTCTTATCAAATCAAGCTGGCCGCTTGCGCCGCGGCGAGTGAGCCCAAGACGTTGGACGAGCTGTGA